The Jannaschia sp. M317 DNA segment GATCCCGGTCGGCTGGGCGCTGGACCGGATCGGACCGCGGCGGACGGCGGCGGTTCTGCTGGGGGTGGCGGGCGGCGGCGGGGCGGCGCTGTTCGCCACGGCCACCTCTGGCTGGCAGATCGAAGTGGCCATGGGCCTGATCGGCATAGGCTGCGCCCCCGTCCTGATGGCCAGCTATTACATCTTTGCCCGCACCTTTCGGCCCGCGCTTTTCGCGACGCTCGCCGCCTCGCTGGTGGCGGTTGGCAGCCTGGGCAACATCGCCGCCTCGATCCCGTTGAGCTGGGCCGCCGAGGCGATCGGATGGCGCGGTGCGCTGATCGGGCTTTCGGGTCTGACCGTGGTGTCGGCGATTTCCATCTGGATCGTGGTCCGCGACCCGGAAACGGTTTCGGGCACGGAGCGAGGGTCTCTGCTCGACGTGCTCAAGATTCCGGCTTTCTGGGCGATCCTGCCGATGTTGCTGGTGAACTACGCCCCCGCCGCCGGTCTGCGCGGTCTGTGGGCCGGGCCCTACGTGGCGGATACCTATGGGCCCGAATACGTCGGTACCGTCACCCTGATCATGGCCGCGGCAATGATCGCGGGCAATTTCATCTATGGCCCGCTCGATCGTTTGACAGGCACGCGCAAGGGCGTGGTGCTGGGCGGAAACCTGATGGGTGTGGTGATCCTGGCGGCGCTTTGGGCGATGCCCGCGCCGGGATTGTGGGTGGCGACGATCCTGCTGGCTGCGGTCGGGGCCTTTGGGTCCAGCTATGCGGTCGCGGTCGCCCATGGCCGGGCCTTTGTGCCCGCGCATCTGACCGGGCGTGGCGTGACGCTGCTGAACCTCTTTTCCATCGGGGGCGTGGGCGTCATGCAGTTCGCCACCGGCCCCCTGTATGAGCGGGCGGGTGGCGGGGTCGCAGGGTATCAAGCGCTCTTCGGGGTGTTCGCCCTGGCGCTGCTGGCCGGGTGCCTTGTTTACGCTTTTGCCCCGGACAGCACGGATTGACCATGCCCCGACCCGACACCCTCACCTTTGCCCGGCTGCCTGAGGTCGCCCCCGAGGCGATCCGCGACCACATGTCCGACCCCCGGGTGGCGGAGCACATGCCCTTGTTGACCGGGGCCTGGGACCTGTCAGCGGTGCATCGCTTCGTGGCCACCAAGGAGGCCTGCTGGCAGCGCGACGGCCTGGGCCACTGGGCGTTCCTGGCCGATGGGGCCTATGTCGGTTGGGGCGGTTTCCAGAAGGAAGGGGAGGACTGGGACCTCGGCCTCGTCCTTCGGCCCTCCGCCTTTGGCCTTGGACTGCGGATCACCCGAAAGGCGCTGGCCTTTGCGCGGCGCGACCCGCGCATTCCCTGCGTTACCTTCCTGCTGCCACCCAGCCGCACCAACCTGTCGGCGTTGACCCGATTGGGGGCCGTCCGGGTCGAGGACGTAGATTACGACGGCGCGACGTTCCTGAAGTATCGGCTGGCGACGACCGGCTGACGCCCCTTGTGCAAACTTCGGAATGTCACGCTTCACCGATCGTGACGGCTGCGGCCCTTTACCTGCCTGCGCGCGCCGTATAGGGCCACGGCGTTTCCCAACCCTTCAGGAGTTATCGAGATGGGCTACAAGGTCGTCGTCTGCGGCGCCACGGGAAACGTGGGCCGCGAAATGCTGAACATCCTGGCCGAGCGCCAGTTCCCTGTCGATGAGATCACCGTTCTGGCGTCTCGTCGGTCGCTGGGCACCGAGGTAAGCTTCGGCGACAAAACCCTGAAGACCAAGGACCTGGAAACCTTCGACTTCACCGGTTGGGATATCGCCTTCTTTGCCATCGGGGGCGAAGCCACCAAGAAATACGCGCCCATCGCCGCCAAGGCGGGCTGCGTGGTGATCGATAACTCGTCTCTGTATCGCTATGACCCCGACGTGCCGCTGGTCGTGCCAGAGGTGAACCCCGAGGCCGTCGACGGCTACGCCAAGAAGAACATCATCGCGAACCCGAATTGTTCGACCGCGCAGATGGTCGTCGCGCTCAAGCCGTTGCACGATCGTGCCCGGATCAAGCGGGTCGTGGTGTCGACGTATCAATCCGTCTCCGGCTCCGGCAAGGATGCGATGGACGAGCTATGGGATCAGACCAAGGGCATGTTCGTCCCCGGTCAGGAAAAAGAGCCCAAGGTCTATCCCAAGCAGATCGCCTTCAACGTGATTCCGCACATCGACGTCTTCATGGAAGACGGCTCCACCAAGGAAGAGTGGAAGATGGTCGTGGAAACCAAGAAGATCGTGGACAAATCCATCAAGGTCACCGCCACCTGCGTGCGGGTCCCGGTCTTTGTGGGCCACGCGGAATCGATCAACATCGAATTCGAGGACTTCCTGGACGAGGACGAAGCCCGCGAGATCCTGCGCGCCGCCCCCGGCATCCTGGTCGTCGATAAGCGCGAGCCGGGCGGCTACGTCACGCCGGTGGAATGCGTGGGCGACTTTGCCACCTTCGTCAGCCGGATCCGTCAGGACCCGACCATCGACAACGGCCTGAACCTGTGGTGCGTGTCCGACAACCTGCGCAAGGGCGCCGCCCTGAATGCCGTGCAGATCGCCGAGACACTGGCCGCGCGTCAGCTCAAGAAAGCCTGACCGCGCAAGCGGGGATGACAGCGCCCCGCAGGCAAGACAAACTGGCCCCCGAACCACAGTTCGGGGGCCTTTTCATGCGTATCATCCTCTTGTCCGTCCTGTGCCTGTGCGCCACCGCGATGGCACGGGCCGAGGACGTGACCCTGCCAACCCCCGTGACCGAGGCGACGGTGTTCCTGCGTGGGGCAACCCTGGTGCGGGCGGGACGCGTCGATCTGCCCGCCGGGACCCATCGTCTGCTGGTTCCCGTGCTGCCGGGCACATCCGAGGTTCCGAAACTCGCGCTGTCGGGCGCGGTGCTGGGCCCCGTGGCGCAGCTGGACGGGGCGCGGGTCGATCCCACACCGTTTTTGTCCGCCCGGCAACGCGCCGCCCGGGATGCCCTGACCGAAGCCGACGAGGCGCTGGCCCGCACAGAGGACGCGCGCCTGACGGCGGCAGCGACGCACGAGGCGGCCGAGGCGCGGCTGGCCTTCCTGCGATCCGTCTCGGGCGGGGCATTGACGGGGTTGGACGCGGCCTCGGTCGTGGCAACGGGCAGGGCCATCGCCGAGGAAATCGCAGAGAGCCAGACTGCCAGTTCCGCTGCCCGTGCCGCCCTGCGCCGCGCCGTCGAGACGCGCGAAGAGGCAACGCGCGTCGCCCTGCAGGCCCGGCGCGATTTCGAGGCGACCGGGGCACCCGAGGGGCCGATGTCCCTGCTCGCCGTCTCGGTGACATCTCAGGGCGGTCCGGCCACGCTGCGGCTGGTGGATTTTGTCCTGAGCGCTGGCTGGGCCCCGCGCTATGACATCGACCTGACGGGGACGGTCGTCACATTGAACCGGGGTCTGACGCTGTATCAGAACAGCGGCCTGCCGTTCGAAGACCTGCGCCTGCGCCTGTCCACCGCCGACCCGCTGGCCGCCGTCGCGCCCGCCGATGTCTGGCCGAACGAAGCGCTGCTGGGCACCAAGGCCCTGCCCGCCCCCACCCGCCAACGCATGTCCCTGGAAAGCGCGGAGGGCGCGGTCGCCGCGGATATGGGATTTGCCCCTGCGGCCCCCCTCACCGCAACCGCGCAGCTGGACGGGCCTGTCGTGACCTATGACTATCCCGCCATGGTGACCTTGGCATCGGGCGGCGCGCCGGTCCTGCTGGCGCTGGATCAGGTGACCCTTGATGCCCGGGTGTTCAACCGCGCGGCCCCGCGTCACGGCGACACCGCCTATCTGATGGCTGCGGTGACGAACACCACCGGCGAGCCGCTTTTGCCCGGCCCCGCCGATATCACCCGCGACGGCACCCGTATCGGGCGCTGGTCGCTGCCGCCGGTCCCGGCAGGCGACACGGCAGAGCTGCCGTTTGGGCCGCAGGTGCACCTGCCCGTCGCGTTCATCCGTCTGGAAAATGCAACCGGGGATCGTGGACTGTTCGCCACCTCCGGCACCCGGCGGCAGGACCTGCTCCTGCGTCTGCGCAACCTGTCGGACAGCCCCGAAGTGGTCGAGACGCGCTTTGCCCTGCCCTATTCCGAGAGCGAGGACCTGGAGGTCACGCTGCGGCCCCGACCCGCCCCGGACCTGACCGACGTGGGGCATCGGCGCGGCGTGTCGGATTGGATCGTGACCCTTGCCCCCGGTGCCACGGAGGAAATCCGCATCGAGGTAGAGCTGACCTGGCCCGAAGACGAAACCCTGATCTGGGAGCCTTAGGCCCGCGCGTCCCCGCGTCCCGGCAGCCCCAACTGGTTGAGCAGCGCGACCCGCGCGATGGCCTGTGCCGTCGTCTCGACCCCCAACCGGTCGCGGGCTTCGCGCAGTTGTTTTTCGATGGCGGCAACGGAACGTCCCCGCAAGATCGCGACGTCCTGCACCGATTTGCCGTCCGCGATCCACTTCAGGATGTCGGCCTGCCTGTCGGTCAGCCGGCCGTGGCCCAGGTCCAGCGGCATTTGCGACATGCGGGCATGGGCGACCCCGGCGATGGCTTCGATGGCGGGCCCGTGCTGCGACCAGATCGCATCGACCGCGCCCTGATCCAGATCGGCGCGGGCCGTCAGCCCCAGCGCACCTTTGTCGCCCTCGCCGCTTGAAGGAAAACCGATCGTGTAGCCCGCATGAAACCCCAGGTCCGCCAGCAGGGCATTCAGCTCGTCGGCGATGTCCAGCCAATCATAGGTGCGCAACAGGTCCGACTGCCGGGACCAGCTGATCGCGCCGACATTTTCCGCCGCCCATCGACGCATTGGCGACCGATCAAGCAGATCGCTGC contains these protein-coding regions:
- a CDS encoding GNAT family N-acetyltransferase encodes the protein MPRPDTLTFARLPEVAPEAIRDHMSDPRVAEHMPLLTGAWDLSAVHRFVATKEACWQRDGLGHWAFLADGAYVGWGGFQKEGEDWDLGLVLRPSAFGLGLRITRKALAFARRDPRIPCVTFLLPPSRTNLSALTRLGAVRVEDVDYDGATFLKYRLATTG
- a CDS encoding LuxR family transcriptional regulator, yielding MIRTISFAGHIEEVWATLRAAMARFGFDRLNYTYLPMLQDPQRVSRSLRFTLTSHPNPRVAEVYRSDLLDRSPMRRWAAENVGAISWSRQSDLLRTYDWLDIADELNALLADLGFHAGYTIGFPSSGEGDKGALGLTARADLDQGAVDAIWSQHGPAIEAIAGVAHARMSQMPLDLGHGRLTDRQADILKWIADGKSVQDVAILRGRSVAAIEKQLREARDRLGVETTAQAIARVALLNQLGLPGRGDARA
- a CDS encoding aspartate-semialdehyde dehydrogenase, coding for MGYKVVVCGATGNVGREMLNILAERQFPVDEITVLASRRSLGTEVSFGDKTLKTKDLETFDFTGWDIAFFAIGGEATKKYAPIAAKAGCVVIDNSSLYRYDPDVPLVVPEVNPEAVDGYAKKNIIANPNCSTAQMVVALKPLHDRARIKRVVVSTYQSVSGSGKDAMDELWDQTKGMFVPGQEKEPKVYPKQIAFNVIPHIDVFMEDGSTKEEWKMVVETKKIVDKSIKVTATCVRVPVFVGHAESINIEFEDFLDEDEAREILRAAPGILVVDKREPGGYVTPVECVGDFATFVSRIRQDPTIDNGLNLWCVSDNLRKGAALNAVQIAETLAARQLKKA
- a CDS encoding DUF4139 domain-containing protein translates to MRIILLSVLCLCATAMARAEDVTLPTPVTEATVFLRGATLVRAGRVDLPAGTHRLLVPVLPGTSEVPKLALSGAVLGPVAQLDGARVDPTPFLSARQRAARDALTEADEALARTEDARLTAAATHEAAEARLAFLRSVSGGALTGLDAASVVATGRAIAEEIAESQTASSAARAALRRAVETREEATRVALQARRDFEATGAPEGPMSLLAVSVTSQGGPATLRLVDFVLSAGWAPRYDIDLTGTVVTLNRGLTLYQNSGLPFEDLRLRLSTADPLAAVAPADVWPNEALLGTKALPAPTRQRMSLESAEGAVAADMGFAPAAPLTATAQLDGPVVTYDYPAMVTLASGGAPVLLALDQVTLDARVFNRAAPRHGDTAYLMAAVTNTTGEPLLPGPADITRDGTRIGRWSLPPVPAGDTAELPFGPQVHLPVAFIRLENATGDRGLFATSGTRRQDLLLRLRNLSDSPEVVETRFALPYSESEDLEVTLRPRPAPDLTDVGHRRGVSDWIVTLAPGATEEIRIEVELTWPEDETLIWEP
- a CDS encoding MFS transporter; this translates as MKAGLAVLTLGYVLSQFYRAFLAVLAPDLTADLGVTAAQLSRASGIWFLTFAAMQIPVGWALDRIGPRRTAAVLLGVAGGGGAALFATATSGWQIEVAMGLIGIGCAPVLMASYYIFARTFRPALFATLAASLVAVGSLGNIAASIPLSWAAEAIGWRGALIGLSGLTVVSAISIWIVVRDPETVSGTERGSLLDVLKIPAFWAILPMLLVNYAPAAGLRGLWAGPYVADTYGPEYVGTVTLIMAAAMIAGNFIYGPLDRLTGTRKGVVLGGNLMGVVILAALWAMPAPGLWVATILLAAVGAFGSSYAVAVAHGRAFVPAHLTGRGVTLLNLFSIGGVGVMQFATGPLYERAGGGVAGYQALFGVFALALLAGCLVYAFAPDSTD